A part of Paenibacillus sp. 481 genomic DNA contains:
- a CDS encoding MFS transporter, with translation MRFVNQAMEDWSKWNRNIRLFFLANILYQFGSGIFSVLYNLYIQSLGFAPTMNGTLISLQSLTTALTFIPIGFIGDRTSRKHILIIGALLSGVGLLGRSFAETESSLQLFALFTGVFAAFFQVTAIPFLSNNSPKDQWLRMFSLHFSAVLAAQVLGNMSGGFLSDILQHIGFERSYSLQMILVLGSIATFAAIIPLLFITEQQKQSAIAEPEVNESKAIRPQHEWGMIARFTFAQLLIGFGSGLVIPYLNLYFTDRFDTSLSAVGVLISLGQIMTIFSMLIGPSLVQRFGEVKSVVTLQLMSLPFLILTGFTNVFFVAAIGFLFRQALMNAANPITSTILVENISNSKRGFANSLNQSVFMFGWASMGPVQSYFVTTYGSYWGYAFTFSITGLLYVTAATYFYFTFRNRVQKAH, from the coding sequence GTGCGCTTCGTAAATCAAGCGATGGAAGATTGGAGCAAATGGAACCGAAATATTCGTTTATTCTTTTTGGCAAACATCTTATATCAATTTGGAAGCGGTATTTTTTCGGTATTGTATAACTTGTACATACAATCACTAGGCTTTGCACCTACGATGAATGGAACCCTTATCAGCTTACAATCACTCACGACAGCGTTAACCTTTATCCCGATTGGCTTTATAGGCGATCGAACTAGTCGCAAACATATTTTAATCATTGGAGCCCTTCTCTCCGGTGTCGGTCTACTCGGTAGATCATTCGCCGAAACCGAATCAAGTCTACAGCTATTCGCTCTCTTCACTGGCGTATTCGCCGCATTTTTCCAAGTAACTGCCATTCCTTTTTTATCAAACAATTCACCAAAAGATCAATGGTTGCGCATGTTCAGCCTGCATTTTTCTGCTGTACTTGCAGCGCAAGTATTAGGTAATATGAGCGGCGGATTTTTGAGTGACATTTTACAGCATATTGGCTTTGAACGCAGTTACAGCTTACAAATGATACTTGTACTAGGCTCAATAGCAACGTTTGCTGCGATCATTCCATTGCTCTTTATAACCGAACAGCAGAAGCAATCCGCTATAGCTGAGCCTGAAGTAAACGAGTCGAAAGCTATACGCCCACAACACGAATGGGGCATGATTGCACGGTTTACGTTTGCGCAACTGCTCATTGGATTCGGCTCGGGACTCGTTATTCCGTATCTTAATTTGTATTTCACGGATCGATTCGATACATCGTTATCAGCCGTCGGGGTACTCATTTCACTCGGTCAAATTATGACGATTTTTTCGATGCTTATCGGACCTTCACTTGTGCAGCGTTTTGGGGAAGTAAAATCAGTCGTCACGTTACAGCTCATGTCGCTGCCGTTTCTTATATTAACAGGCTTTACGAACGTCTTTTTCGTCGCCGCGATAGGCTTCTTGTTTAGACAAGCGCTGATGAACGCCGCAAATCCAATCACGTCGACCATTCTAGTTGAAAATATTTCGAATTCGAAGCGCGGCTTCGCGAACTCACTCAATCAATCCGTATTTATGTTCGGCTGGGCGAGTATGGGGCCTGTACAATCTTACTTCGTAACGACTTACGGCTCATACTGGGGCTACGCCTTCACGTTTAGTATTACGGGATTATTGTATGTGACTGCCGCCACCTATTTTTATTTTACATTTCGCAATCGTGTACAAAAAGCTCATTAA
- a CDS encoding uracil-DNA glycosylase — protein MHSMVNNDWADLLRDEIRQPYFRQLWGWLKEQYEDQTIYPQYDHIFSALNYTAYQDTKVVILGQDPYHGPGQAHGLSFSVLPGVPAPPSLRNMFKECAADVGTTIPNHGYLAPWAEQGVLMLNTVLTVMQGQAASHRNRGWEQFTDTIITLLNERERPMVFVLWGSHAQAKIKLIDTSKHAIIKGPHPSPLSAHRGFFGSRPFSQINEQLRRFEEPEINWQLANL, from the coding sequence ATCCATTCGATGGTTAACAATGATTGGGCGGACCTACTGCGGGATGAAATTCGTCAACCCTATTTTCGCCAGTTGTGGGGATGGTTAAAGGAACAGTATGAGGATCAGACGATTTATCCTCAATACGATCATATTTTTTCCGCATTAAACTATACCGCATATCAAGATACGAAGGTCGTCATTTTAGGGCAGGACCCTTATCATGGCCCTGGACAAGCTCACGGTTTAAGCTTTTCGGTGCTGCCAGGTGTCCCAGCGCCACCGTCATTGCGAAATATGTTTAAAGAGTGCGCGGCAGACGTCGGTACGACCATTCCGAACCACGGCTATTTAGCGCCATGGGCGGAGCAAGGCGTTCTTATGCTTAATACGGTGCTGACCGTAATGCAAGGTCAAGCGGCATCTCATCGCAACAGAGGGTGGGAGCAGTTTACGGATACGATTATCACATTGCTTAATGAGCGGGAGCGGCCGATGGTGTTTGTACTGTGGGGAAGCCATGCTCAAGCGAAGATTAAATTAATCGACACAAGCAAACATGCCATTATAAAAGGCCCTCATCCAAGTCCGCTGTCTGCTCATCGTGGATTTTTCGGTAGTCGACCATTTTCTCAAATTAATGAGCAGCTGCGTCGTTTTGAAGAGCCAGAAATTAATTGGCAGTTAGCGAACTTATAA
- a CDS encoding GNAT family N-acetyltransferase: MIAEVIEVATEEQLEQCLNIRKDVFVAEQHVPLDIEVDEYDRLDSECSHMLLQVEGQFAATGRLKWLDGTTAKLQRIAVRKAFRGTGVGRTLMVALEQLARANGATKSVLDAQCQAEGFYQSLGYLTVSEVPFDDANIPHVRMEKSLA, from the coding sequence ATGATAGCTGAAGTGATTGAAGTAGCAACGGAAGAGCAACTAGAGCAATGTTTAAATATTCGAAAAGACGTGTTCGTTGCCGAGCAGCACGTTCCGCTTGATATTGAGGTTGATGAATATGACCGTTTGGATAGTGAATGCAGTCATATGTTATTGCAAGTCGAAGGGCAATTTGCTGCGACAGGTCGTTTGAAATGGTTGGATGGTACAACGGCCAAGCTTCAACGCATTGCGGTGCGCAAAGCATTTCGCGGTACAGGTGTCGGTCGGACGTTGATGGTAGCGCTAGAACAGCTGGCTCGTGCCAATGGAGCAACAAAGAGCGTACTTGATGCGCAGTGTCAAGCAGAAGGGTTCTATCAATCATTAGGCTACCTTACAGTGTCGGAAGTGCCGTTTGATGATGCGAACATTCCGCACGTTCGCATGGAGAAATCGTTAGCATAA
- a CDS encoding MFS transporter, which translates to MKKQMTVVMLLLMMVFIGFGIVIPVLPLMITDAGANEFHLGLMLSLYSLVSFIVSPIWGSWSERIGRRPIILMGTLGFSISYLLFGLADGQLWLMYISRFLGGFFSGAVAAVIVAYVADITTNEERTKGMALVGVSIGLGFTFGPAFGGILSYYGHNTPFYVASALTFVTFLLGMVQLRESLPPEKRSKSGQPTSSRWTAFTGRMKYLYVLSFFVTFTLAGLEATLLYFQAQRIPGITPAQIGFMFFFCGLAGALVQGGIVRRYIKNGGEKKTIAAGLLISAVGFFLLLLSSNVVDATIYLCVFGIGNALIRPCVTSLITQKTPVSHGLASGLNSSMDSFGRIAGPLLATAVFNWNVNLPFIIGGVLCIAVIGLLVRFSTLDRDSGPMKATINN; encoded by the coding sequence ATGAAAAAGCAAATGACCGTCGTCATGCTTCTGTTGATGATGGTGTTTATCGGGTTTGGTATCGTCATCCCGGTGCTACCGCTCATGATAACGGACGCGGGGGCGAACGAATTTCACTTGGGATTGATGCTGTCGTTGTATTCGTTAGTTTCCTTTATTGTTTCACCAATATGGGGATCATGGTCGGAGCGGATTGGACGGCGTCCGATAATTTTGATGGGTACACTCGGATTTAGTATTAGCTATTTGCTGTTTGGCTTGGCGGATGGCCAATTGTGGTTAATGTACATATCTAGATTTTTGGGAGGCTTTTTCTCTGGGGCTGTAGCCGCTGTTATCGTTGCTTATGTGGCGGACATTACAACAAATGAAGAGCGAACCAAAGGGATGGCACTCGTAGGTGTGTCTATCGGTCTAGGCTTTACATTTGGTCCTGCTTTTGGCGGAATTTTAAGTTACTATGGCCATAATACGCCATTTTACGTTGCTTCCGCATTGACATTTGTCACATTTTTGCTGGGAATGGTTCAACTGCGAGAATCGTTACCACCTGAGAAGCGGAGTAAAAGTGGACAGCCAACGTCCTCGCGATGGACAGCGTTTACAGGCCGCATGAAGTATTTATATGTGCTGTCATTTTTCGTTACGTTTACGTTGGCAGGACTTGAAGCAACACTGCTGTACTTCCAGGCACAACGTATACCAGGTATTACTCCAGCCCAGATCGGATTTATGTTCTTCTTCTGTGGCTTAGCGGGGGCCCTTGTACAGGGCGGAATTGTTCGGCGTTACATCAAGAACGGTGGGGAGAAGAAAACAATAGCGGCTGGCTTGCTTATTTCTGCAGTAGGCTTTTTCTTGCTGTTGCTCTCTTCGAACGTTGTGGATGCGACAATCTACTTGTGCGTATTTGGTATCGGCAATGCCTTGATTCGCCCTTGTGTTACTTCATTAATTACGCAGAAGACGCCTGTAAGCCACGGTCTTGCATCCGGGTTGAATTCTTCTATGGATAGCTTTGGTCGCATTGCAGGTCCATTGCTGGCGACTGCGGTATTCAATTGGAACGTGAACTTGCCGTTTATTATAGGCGGAGTACTATGTATAGCTGTTATTGGCTTGCTCGTACGCTTCTCTACATTAGACAGAGATAGTGGGCCGATGAAAGCAACCATCAACAACTAA
- a CDS encoding DUF1292 domain-containing protein: MSEHKDGCGCGQDHEHEHEHEEFVVTLVDDEGKEVEMVLVETFNVGEQLYALLLERNNPEADGIIVRVDQEDEDMVLNPIEDDEEWEQVQQAYDELVAAAAQGE, translated from the coding sequence ATGAGCGAACATAAAGATGGCTGCGGTTGCGGACAAGATCACGAGCACGAACACGAGCACGAAGAGTTCGTTGTCACTTTAGTTGACGACGAAGGCAAAGAAGTTGAAATGGTGCTTGTAGAGACATTCAACGTTGGTGAGCAACTGTACGCTTTGTTGCTTGAGCGCAACAACCCAGAAGCAGATGGCATCATCGTACGTGTCGATCAAGAAGACGAAGATATGGTGTTGAACCCAATCGAAGATGATGAAGAGTGGGAGCAGGTACAACAAGCTTATGATGAGCTAGTAGCTGCAGCTGCACAAGGCGAATAA
- a CDS encoding DUF1885 family protein: MSQSAAITLVDGSTRATVSLDELKQQLQHYREQTSLTGKQLSWEYAEAAFPYTIETKPGQEHLWFYLKGTDPLYRYIMFGVGTSERDSIQRQVVQVVLPDDATHGDKAKGNELCKYLAKTWKAELKLFNGRTMYFNPRK; encoded by the coding sequence ATGAGTCAAAGCGCAGCTATAACGTTAGTGGACGGTTCGACTAGAGCAACAGTCTCATTGGACGAGTTGAAACAGCAGTTGCAGCATTACCGAGAGCAGACAAGCTTAACGGGGAAGCAGCTAAGTTGGGAGTATGCTGAAGCTGCCTTTCCTTATACGATAGAAACGAAGCCTGGTCAGGAGCATTTATGGTTTTATTTAAAAGGAACCGATCCGCTCTATCGTTACATTATGTTTGGCGTAGGGACGTCTGAACGTGACAGCATTCAACGTCAGGTCGTGCAAGTTGTGCTGCCTGATGATGCCACTCACGGTGATAAAGCTAAAGGGAATGAACTGTGCAAATACTTAGCGAAAACGTGGAAAGCCGAACTGAAGTTATTTAATGGAAGAACGATGTATTTCAATCCACGAAAATAA
- the gap gene encoding type I glyceraldehyde-3-phosphate dehydrogenase: MNIGISGTGRIGRMLIRKWMTTTVSGVRLVAINTSCSAETLIHLLKYDSVHGRWDANFAIDGGDLLINGQRVRLLHERNPELIPWRQCEVSVVIDATGAFNHREGSALHLAAGAERVIITAPGKEMDLTVVMGVNEHRFQPERHKLLSAASCTTNCLAPVLYVLDNAFNVEQGWMTTVHAVTNDQRHLDNPHKDLRRARACTQSIVPTTTGVSKALVDVLPHLAPRLAGYSLRVPTQDVSVIDLNVQLGQEVTVQDVRQAFADAARGTLAPYIALCEEPLVSIDFVGCEKSAVVDSLSMLASGKQVKLLAWYDNEWGYVCRVADLVRHVTSNITLKADVAVEVG; the protein is encoded by the coding sequence ATGAACATTGGAATCAGCGGTACGGGCAGAATTGGGCGCATGCTTATTCGCAAATGGATGACGACTACGGTATCAGGAGTACGTTTGGTAGCCATTAATACGTCATGCTCGGCAGAAACTCTTATCCACTTGTTAAAATACGATTCTGTTCATGGTAGATGGGATGCAAATTTCGCGATAGATGGTGGAGACCTACTTATTAACGGACAACGTGTTCGCCTACTTCATGAACGCAATCCAGAGCTCATTCCGTGGCGTCAATGCGAAGTTTCAGTCGTAATAGATGCGACAGGAGCTTTTAATCATAGAGAAGGCTCAGCGCTCCATTTAGCGGCTGGGGCAGAGCGAGTCATTATTACGGCTCCAGGTAAAGAAATGGACTTAACGGTCGTAATGGGCGTTAATGAGCACCGTTTTCAGCCAGAGCGACATAAACTGTTGTCCGCTGCTTCCTGTACAACGAACTGCTTAGCTCCTGTGCTGTACGTGCTGGACAATGCTTTTAACGTGGAGCAAGGCTGGATGACGACTGTACACGCGGTGACGAATGACCAGCGGCATCTCGATAACCCGCACAAAGATTTACGCCGGGCTCGTGCGTGTACGCAATCGATTGTTCCGACGACTACAGGAGTGAGTAAAGCGTTAGTTGATGTGTTGCCTCATTTGGCGCCTCGCTTGGCAGGCTACTCCTTGCGAGTTCCAACGCAAGACGTATCCGTGATTGATCTGAACGTGCAATTAGGTCAAGAAGTGACCGTGCAAGACGTGCGTCAGGCATTCGCTGACGCTGCGAGAGGGACATTAGCGCCGTATATAGCGTTGTGTGAAGAGCCGTTAGTATCGATTGACTTTGTAGGATGTGAGAAGTCAGCGGTGGTCGATAGTCTATCCATGCTTGCCTCTGGCAAACAGGTTAAACTGTTGGCGTGGTACGATAATGAATGGGGCTATGTATGTCGAGTGGCTGATCTCGTTCGTCATGTAACGAGTAACATCACTTTGAAAGCAGACGTTGCTGTAGAAGTGGGTTAA
- a CDS encoding N-acetylmuramoyl-L-alanine amidase → MRHIAQRDLRNVQRVLIQLAEARCLSLNIIWKGNQYTNSSERRGQVPQIIVNHISVGSMASLDAWFTSPNNKVSSAHFGVSKHGDIHQYVKLERMAWTQGISADRIAKAPAAIVREKGINPNLYGVSIEHEGYDGNLSEEQFEASLWLHRYIRDYVKQEWGYVIPFNREHILGHFQIDPVRKSSCPGPKFPWIRLYAMLAKPSWEEQQMEQLRLELQATKAVVADLEARLAVMERDHHLSEVPDWAKASVNKAVQQGLIRTPTPSSHDFFRILTVLDRKGLL, encoded by the coding sequence ATGAGGCACATTGCGCAGCGTGACCTCCGTAATGTCCAACGGGTGCTAATTCAGTTAGCCGAAGCGAGGTGTTTGTCGTTGAACATTATTTGGAAGGGAAATCAGTATACGAATTCTAGTGAACGCCGGGGACAAGTTCCTCAAATAATTGTGAATCATATATCAGTTGGAAGTATGGCTAGTTTGGATGCTTGGTTTACAAGCCCAAATAACAAAGTATCGTCCGCTCATTTTGGAGTTTCTAAACACGGAGACATTCATCAATACGTCAAGTTGGAGCGTATGGCGTGGACACAGGGCATTAGTGCAGATCGCATTGCTAAAGCTCCTGCAGCTATTGTTCGAGAAAAAGGAATCAATCCTAATTTATATGGAGTTTCGATCGAGCATGAGGGCTATGACGGGAATTTATCGGAAGAACAATTTGAGGCTAGCCTTTGGTTGCATCGCTACATTCGGGATTATGTGAAGCAGGAGTGGGGATATGTAATCCCGTTTAATCGCGAACACATTCTCGGACATTTTCAAATTGACCCTGTCCGCAAATCGAGCTGTCCAGGTCCGAAATTTCCATGGATCAGACTGTATGCAATGTTGGCCAAGCCATCGTGGGAGGAGCAGCAAATGGAACAGTTAAGATTAGAACTGCAAGCAACGAAGGCTGTTGTTGCAGACTTAGAAGCAAGGCTTGCGGTGATGGAGCGTGATCACCATTTGTCCGAAGTGCCAGATTGGGCAAAAGCGAGTGTAAACAAGGCTGTACAGCAAGGGTTGATTCGTACGCCTACGCCATCTTCACATGACTTTTTTCGTATTCTTACCGTGTTAGATCGGAAAGGTTTGTTATAA
- a CDS encoding DUF3892 domain-containing protein, with protein MDEREIFVAVQKNGDGDLTAFRTNAGRDLNYEQAMTAIHDGQIAGVNIFKGRNGKSYIRGDADGDPSNNLDQLPLF; from the coding sequence ATGGATGAAAGAGAAATATTTGTTGCCGTACAAAAGAACGGCGACGGAGATTTGACCGCTTTTCGCACAAATGCAGGGCGTGATCTGAATTATGAACAAGCGATGACGGCGATTCATGACGGTCAGATCGCAGGGGTAAACATTTTCAAAGGTAGAAATGGAAAATCTTACATTCGTGGCGACGCGGATGGCGATCCGTCGAACAATTTAGATCAGCTGCCTTTATTTTAG
- a CDS encoding aminotransferase class I/II-fold pyridoxal phosphate-dependent enzyme: MDHRRTPLFTALKQHAANNPVQFHIPGHKKGAGTDNEYRSFIGDNALSIDLINIAPLDDLHQPTGVIAEAQQLAADAFGADYTFFSVQGTSGAIMTMIMSVCSPGDKIIVPRNVHKSIMAAIIFAGAKPVFVSPAQDANLGIDHGITTRSVRRALERHPDAKAVLVINPTYFGICADLKEIVDLAHSYDVPVLVDEAHGVLIHFHEKLPMSAMEAGADMAATSVHKLGGSMTQSSILNVNVKNGLVNAQRVQTIFSMLTTTSTSYVLLASLDTSRRNLALHGHQQAEEALQLATYAREQINTIPGLYSFGEEILGGEATHSFDPLKLTIHVRHLGITGYETENWLRDHYNIEVELSDMYNILCLVTTGDSNDTIETLLTALRQLSDEHFERHEVQDVVVKIPDIPQLALIPRDAFYGDTEVIPFKESADRIIAEFIYVYPPGIPILLPGEIISQDNINYIRDHVDIGLPVKGPEDRAIEFVKVIKEEKPIFD; the protein is encoded by the coding sequence ATGGACCACCGTCGAACGCCTCTATTTACTGCATTGAAACAACATGCAGCTAACAATCCTGTACAGTTTCATATTCCAGGCCATAAAAAAGGTGCTGGTACCGATAACGAATACCGTTCGTTTATCGGTGACAACGCACTTTCAATAGACCTGATCAACATCGCGCCGCTTGATGATTTGCATCAACCGACCGGTGTTATCGCCGAAGCGCAGCAGCTTGCTGCAGATGCCTTCGGAGCAGATTATACGTTCTTTAGTGTACAAGGAACGAGCGGTGCCATTATGACGATGATTATGTCTGTCTGCTCGCCAGGCGATAAAATTATCGTTCCCCGCAACGTTCATAAGTCCATTATGGCTGCCATTATTTTTGCAGGAGCGAAGCCAGTATTCGTATCTCCAGCCCAAGATGCAAATCTTGGCATCGATCACGGGATTACGACGCGCTCCGTCCGTCGGGCATTGGAAAGACATCCTGATGCAAAAGCTGTGCTCGTCATTAATCCGACCTATTTCGGTATTTGCGCGGACTTGAAAGAAATCGTGGACTTGGCACATTCTTATGATGTACCGGTTCTTGTCGATGAAGCTCATGGCGTATTGATTCATTTCCATGAGAAACTCCCGATGTCGGCCATGGAAGCCGGCGCGGATATGGCTGCTACTAGTGTTCATAAGCTAGGTGGCTCAATGACACAAAGTTCCATTTTGAACGTGAATGTGAAAAATGGACTCGTTAACGCACAGCGCGTGCAAACGATTTTCAGCATGCTGACGACGACATCAACGTCCTATGTACTGCTTGCTTCCTTGGACACATCGCGCCGCAATTTGGCGTTGCACGGTCACCAGCAAGCAGAAGAAGCACTGCAATTAGCGACATACGCGCGTGAGCAAATTAACACCATTCCAGGGCTATACTCCTTTGGTGAGGAGATTTTGGGTGGTGAAGCTACTCATAGCTTCGACCCGCTAAAGCTGACGATTCACGTTCGCCATCTCGGCATTACTGGCTACGAAACAGAGAATTGGCTGCGCGACCACTACAACATTGAGGTCGAGCTGAGCGATATGTATAACATTCTCTGCCTCGTCACGACAGGCGATTCCAACGATACGATTGAGACGCTATTAACCGCTTTGCGACAACTGTCTGACGAGCATTTTGAGCGGCATGAGGTTCAAGATGTCGTTGTCAAGATTCCTGATATTCCGCAGCTCGCACTCATTCCAAGAGATGCATTTTACGGCGATACAGAAGTAATTCCGTTTAAAGAATCTGCGGATCGCATTATTGCTGAGTTTATTTATGTTTATCCGCCAGGTATCCCTATTTTGCTTCCTGGTGAAATCATTTCGCAAGACAATATCAACTACATCCGTGATCATGTCGATATTGGACTTCCAGTCAAAGGGCCGGAAGACAGAGCGATTGAATTCGTTAAAGTTATTAAAGAAGAAAAACCTATTTTTGACTAA
- a CDS encoding MBL fold metallo-hydrolase: MALQLQMLGTGSAFAKSYYNNNALLHTDSTTLLIDCGITAPMALHHIGKTFNEIDGFLISHIHADHVGGLEEAAFQFRFRYKRKPNLYIAAPLVDLLWEHTLKGGLSQEEITALDDVFHVHPLQPDHTYELTPDIRVKLLETPHMPGKQSFSILLNERIFYSADMRFQPDLLRVLVEEQGVELIFHDCQLIGPGEVHTTLDELLTLPESIQQRILLMHYSDEMPQYEGRTGKMRFIHQHKQMSLDGCLPFSI; this comes from the coding sequence ATGGCCCTTCAGTTGCAAATGTTAGGGACTGGAAGCGCTTTTGCGAAGTCTTATTACAACAATAATGCTCTCTTGCATACCGATTCTACTACGCTGCTCATAGATTGCGGCATCACTGCTCCTATGGCACTGCATCACATAGGAAAAACGTTCAACGAGATTGACGGGTTTCTCATTTCGCACATTCATGCCGATCATGTGGGAGGATTAGAAGAGGCTGCCTTTCAGTTCAGATTCCGCTACAAGCGGAAGCCGAATTTATATATTGCAGCACCTCTCGTTGATTTGTTATGGGAACATACCCTTAAAGGTGGCTTGAGCCAAGAGGAAATTACAGCTTTGGACGATGTGTTTCATGTTCACCCCTTACAGCCAGACCACACATACGAGCTAACACCGGACATTAGAGTAAAGCTGCTTGAAACACCACATATGCCAGGAAAGCAAAGCTTTTCAATCTTGTTAAATGAACGTATTTTTTACAGTGCAGATATGCGATTTCAGCCTGATCTGCTGCGCGTATTAGTAGAAGAGCAAGGCGTTGAACTTATTTTTCACGACTGTCAATTAATTGGACCAGGAGAAGTACATACAACGCTTGATGAGCTACTGACGCTTCCTGAATCGATTCAACAACGAATTTTGTTAATGCATTACAGTGATGAAATGCCTCAGTATGAAGGACGTACAGGAAAAATGCGCTTTATTCACCAGCACAAGCAGATGTCGTTAGACGGTTGCTTGCCATTTTCTATTTAA
- a CDS encoding copper amine oxidase N-terminal domain-containing protein — MNCRRFAAVVLLGSLCFAAYSPVTANAQENASAEKIKVELNGNTIKEGGGYMIDGRAFLSVRDLEDALQAFIHWDAQSKKVSIEKPNVDLLLFQGNQPFAKVKPGKTSFTIFVQADSLKVDVDKIKLTITDHEGNKVDIEENNANKSEENLLWYTTKEFKYDFKTKGNYKIACYLRQKNGDYVLMAEKTVAAI; from the coding sequence ATGAATTGCAGGAGATTTGCAGCTGTAGTCCTGCTCGGTTCGTTGTGCTTTGCCGCGTATTCGCCAGTAACTGCGAACGCACAGGAAAATGCGTCAGCCGAGAAAATTAAAGTGGAATTGAACGGAAATACGATTAAAGAAGGAGGAGGATACATGATAGACGGACGTGCTTTTTTATCGGTCCGTGATCTCGAAGATGCATTGCAAGCCTTTATTCACTGGGATGCTCAGAGTAAAAAGGTATCGATAGAGAAGCCTAACGTCGATTTGTTGTTGTTCCAAGGCAATCAGCCTTTTGCTAAAGTTAAGCCAGGGAAAACCTCCTTTACCATTTTCGTTCAAGCAGACAGTCTGAAAGTGGATGTAGACAAAATTAAACTGACAATTACGGATCATGAAGGAAATAAGGTCGATATCGAAGAAAATAATGCAAATAAGTCAGAAGAAAACTTACTTTGGTACACGACCAAAGAGTTTAAATATGATTTCAAAACAAAAGGAAATTATAAAATTGCTTGCTACTTGCGCCAAAAAAACGGTGATTATGTCTTGATGGCAGAGAAGACGGTCGCTGCTATATAG